A section of the Ovis canadensis isolate MfBH-ARS-UI-01 breed Bighorn chromosome 1, ARS-UI_OviCan_v2, whole genome shotgun sequence genome encodes:
- the DCLRE1B gene encoding 5' exonuclease Apollo: MNGVLIPHTPIAVDFWSLRRAGSARLFFLTHMHSDHTVGLTSTWTRPLYCSPITAYLLHRHLQVSKQWIRALEVGESHVLPLDEVGRETMTVTLLDANHCPGSVMFLFEGYFGTILYTGDFRYTPSMLKEPALRLGKQIHTLYLDNTNYNPDLVLPSREEAARQIVDLIRKHPQHNIKIGLYSLGKESLLERLALEFQTWVVLSPRRLELVQLLGLADVFTVEEKAGRIHAVDHMEICHSAMLRWNQTHPTIAILPTSRKIYRSHPDIHVIPYSDHSSYSELRVFVAALKPCQVVPIVRRQPCRDYFQDSLSPRLSVPLIPDSVQQYMSSSSRNPSFLWLFLERKLKRLRTQGVVFESLEEDADHSQADRDSKKTKNENLAGELEKQPSRHPLQIKKQSFPDVCSREGEGAVPSSESQKMMTIVTTPSDFPVHLRSTNEKFPSLETGEEIGVGPYLVPMGDSVALAGTENQRAWMGQDSPLSPSSEAAPLLASECRGLALKYLLTPVNFIQTGFSSRVFDQQVEKYHKLLSTDGRVQNDNLA, from the exons ATGAACGGGGTCTTGATCCCTCATACGCCCATCGCTGTGGATTTTTGGAGCCTGCGCCGGGCTGGCTCCGCCCGACTCTTCTTCTTGACCCACATGCATTCGGACCACACGGTGGGTCTGACTAGCACCTGGACCCGGCCCCTCTACTGCTCCCCAATCACGGCTTACCTCTTGCACCGTCACCTACAG GTATCTAAGCAGTGGATCCGAGCCCTGGAGGTTGGTGAGAGCCATGTCCTGCCTCTAGATGAAGTTGGGCGAGAGACCATGACGGTCACCCTCTTGGATGCCAATCACTGCCCTGGCTCTGTCATGTTTCTCTTTGAAGGATACTTTGGAACCATCCTCTACACAG GTGATTTTCGGTATACACCATCCATGCTGAAGGAGCCAGCCCTGagactggggaaacagattcaTACCTTATACCTAGACAATACCAATTACAACCCAGACCTAGTTCTTCCTTCCCGAGAAGAAGCTGCCCGCCAGATTGTTGACCTCATTCGAAAGCATCCACAACATAACATAAAAATTG GACTCTACAGCCTGGGAAAAGAGTCACTGCTGGAGCGGCTGGCCCTGGAGTTTCAGACCTGGGTGGTACTGAGTCCTCGGCGCCTGGAATTGGTACAGCTGCTGGGCCTGGCAGATGTGTTCACAGTGGAGGAGAAGGCTGGCCGCATCCATGCTGTGGACCACATGGAGATCTGCCATTCCGCCATGCTGCGTTGGAACCAGACCCACCCTACCATTGCCATCCTCCCCACCAGCCGGAAGATCTACCGCTCCCACCCGGATATCCACGTCATCCCTTACTCTGACCATTCCTCCTACTCAGAGCTCCgtgtctttgttgcagcactaaAACCTTGCCAGGTGGTGCCCATTGTCCGGCGACAACCCTGTAGGGACTACTTCCAGGACAGCTTGAGCCCCAGGCTCTCTGTGCCCCTGATTCCAGACTCTGTACAGCAATACATGAGTTCCTCCTCCAGAAATCCAAGTTTTCTCTGGCTGTTTTTAGAAAGGAAGCTCAAGAGACTGAGAACCCAGGGTGTCGTGTTTGAATCCCTTGAGGAAGATGCTGATCACTCTCAAGCTGACAGGGACTCAAAGAAGACCAAGAATGAGAACCTGGCTGGGGAGCTTGAGAAGCAGCCCTCCCGCCATCCTTTGCAAATCAAGAAGCAGTCGTTCCCAGATGTCTGCAGCCGAGAAGGGGAGGGGGCAGTCCCTTCCTCTGAGTCCCAGAAGATGATGACTATAGTAACTACCCCTTCGGATTTTCCGGTACACTTGAGGTCTACAAATGAgaaatttccttctctggaaactGGGGAGGAAATTGGTGTAGGGCCCTACTTGGTACCCATGGGAGACAGTGTGGCCTTGGCAGGCACAGAGAACCAGAGAGCCTGGATGGGCCAGGATTCTCCCCTGTCTCCCAGCAGTGAGGCTGCCCCTCTTCTGGCTTCTGAGTGCAGGGGCCTGGCACTCAAATACCTTCTGACTCCAGTGAACTTTATCCAGACAGGATTTTCTTCCAGGGTCTTCGACCAGCAAGTGGAAAAATACCACAAACTCTTGAGTACAGACGGGAGAGTACAGAATGACAACCTTGCTTGA
- the AP4B1 gene encoding AP-4 complex subunit beta-1 translates to MPYLGSEDVVKELKKALCNPHIQADRLRYRSVIQRVIRHMTQGVDMSGVFMEMVKASATVDIVQKKLVYLYMCTYAPLKPDLALLAINTLCKDCSDPNPMVRGLALRSMCSLRMPGVQEYIQQPILNGLRDKASYVRRVAVLGCAKMHNLHGDSEVDGALVNELYSLLRDQDPIVVVNCLRSLEEILKQEGGVVINKPIAHHLLNRMSKLDQWGQAEVLNFLLRYQPRSEEELFDILNLLDSFLKSSSPGVVMGATKLFLILAKKFPHVQTDVLMQVKGPLLAACSSESRELCFAALCHVRQILHSLPGHFSSHYKKFFCSYSEPHYIKLQKVEVLCELVNDENVQQVLEELRGYCTDVSADFAQAAILAIGGIARTYTDQCIQILTELLGLRQEHITTVVVQTFRDLAWLCPQCTEAVCQALPGCEENIQDSEGKQALIWLLGVHGKRIPNAPYVLEDFIENVKSETFPAVKMELLTAVLRLFLSRPAECQDMLGRLLHYCIEEEKDMAVRDRGLFYYRLLLAGISEAKQILCSPESDPSLRLLEDQAERPVNSWALDFNTLVPVYGKARWATIAKCQGVEHHGPELPNTAAFPTSGSLIPEENKERVQELPDSGALMLIPNHQLTAECFEKTWLSLKVAHQQVFPWQGAVHPDTLQMALQVVNIQTIAMSRAGTQPWKAYLSAQDDTGCLFLTELLLEPANLQMQISVKQSEARTETLKSFISVLETVIGTIGDIKS, encoded by the exons ATGCCGTACCTTGGCTCCGAGGACGTGGTGAAGGAGCTGAAGAAGGCTCTGTGTAATCCTCACATTCAGGCTGATAGGCTGCGCTATCGGAGTGTCATCCAGCGAGTGATTAG GCACATGACTCAAGGGGTGGACATGTCTGGTGTTTTCATGGAAATGGTGAAAGCTAGTGCCACTGTGGATATTGTTCAGAAGAAGTTAGTTTATCTCTACATGTGTACCTACGCTCCCCTGAAACCAGATCTGGCTCTCCTGGCCATCAATACACTGTGCAAAGACTGTTCGGACCCCAACCCGATGGTGCGAGGGCTGGCATTACGGAGCATGTGTAGCCTCAG GATGCCTGGTGTGCAGGAATATATCCAACAGCCAATTCTCAATGGTCTGCGGGATAAGGCTTCATATGTCAGGAGGGTAGCAGTCCTTGGCTGTGCCAAGATGCATAATCTTCATGGTGACTCCGAAGTGG ATGGTGCCCTGGTAAATGAATTATATAGTTTGCTGCGCGACCAGGATCCAATTGTGGTTGTGAACTGCCTAAGGTCTCTAGAGGAAATTCTGAAACAGGAAGGAGGTGTAGTCATCAATAAGCCCATCGCCCACCATCTCTTAAATCG AATGTCAAAACTGGACCAGTGGGGCCAGGCTGAAGTCTTGAACTTTCTGCTCCGCTACCAACCCCGAAGTGAGGAGGAGCTGTTTGACATTCTCAATCTGTTGGACAGTTTTCTCAAGAGCAGCAGCCCAGGCGTGGTTATGGGAGCCACCAAACTCTTTCTGATCTTGGCCAAAAAATTCCCCCACGTGCAGACCGACGTGCTCATGCAAGTCAAGGGCCCTCTGCTGGCTGCCTGTTCTTCAGAGAGTCGAGAGCTCTGCTTTGCTGCCCTCTGTCATGTACGCCAGATCCTGCACAGCTTGCCAGGTCACTTCAGCAGCCACTACAAGAAGTTTTTCTGCTCCTATTCGGAGCCCCACTACATCAAGCTCCAGAAGGTGGAAGTGCTGTGTGAGCTGGTGAACGACGAGAATGTGCagcaggtgctggaggagcttcGAGGGTACTGCACCGACGTGTCCGCCGACTTCGCGCAGGCTGCCATCCTCGCCATTG GTGGCATCGCCAGGACCTATACGGATCAGTGTATTCAGATTCTAACAGAGTTGCTGGGCCTTCGACAAGAGCACATTACCACGG TGGTGGTGCAGACTTTCCGAGACCTGGCATGGTTGTGTCCTCAGTGTACGGAAGCTGTGTGTCAGGCCCTGCCCGGCTGTGAGGAGAACATTCAAGACAGCGAG GGGAAGCAGGCACTTATCTGGTTACTCGGTGTCCATGGGAAGAGAATCCCCAATGCTCCTTATGTGTTGGAAGACTTCATAGAGAATGTGAAGTCAGAGACGTTCCCTGCTGTCAAGATGGAGCTGCTCACAGCTGTGCTGCGCCTCTTCCTCTCTCGCCCAGCTGAGTGCCAGGACATGCTAGGCCGCTTGTTACACTACTGCATAG aggaagaaaaggacaTGGCAGTACGAGACCGAGGTCTCTTCTATTACCGCCTCCTCTTAGCTGGCATCAGTGAAGCAAAGCAGATCCTGTGTAGCCCTGAATCTGACCCTTCCCTCAGACTTTTGGAGGATCAGGCAGAAAGACCTGTGAACAGCTGGGCCTTGGACTTCAACACTCTGGTGCCAGTATATGGCAAAGCCCGCTGGGCAACCATAGCTAAATGCCAGGGAGTAGAACATCATGGCCCAGAGCTTCCTAACACTGCAGCCTTTCCCACATCAG GATCCCTGATTCCCGAAGAGAACAAGGAGAGGGTTCAGGAACTCCCTGATTCTGGAGCCCTCATGCTCATCCCCAATCACCAGCTTACTGCTGAGTGTTTTGAGAAAACTTGGCTGAGCCTCAAAGTTGCTCATCAGCAGGTGTTCCCGTGGCAGGGAGCAGTCCATCCTGACACCCTGCAGATGGCGCTGCAAGTCGTGAACATCCAGACCATCGCGATGAGCCGGGCTGGGACTCAGCCATGGAAAGCCTACCTCAGTGCTCAGGACGACACTGGCTGTCTGTTCCTAACAGAACTGCTGCTGGAGCCTGCGAACTTGCAAATGCAGATCTCAGTGAAACAAAGCGAGGCGAGGACAGAGACACTGAagagttttatttctgttttagaaactGTGATCGGAACGATTGGAGACATAAAATCATAA